GAGAAGTTTTCGGTAAAACGCTGACGCTTGAAGAAGCGAGGAAAACATTTGGGGTGGTAGACAGCTATATGGAGTATTTTTACAAGCAAAATTCCGTCAGAGTTTTAGACGCTGTACTTTCTTCTCTAAAAAACTCATACGACATATATCCTTTTCATAACATAACCTCACAAGATCTCGAAAAAGCAAAAGAGCTTTGTGAAAGGTTTAAACTAAAAGAATCACAGTTTACAGCTACACTCTCACTCGGAGAGCTTAAAAGGGTGCTGATTGCAAGAGCAATAATACATGAGCCGAAAATCCTCTGTCTTGACGAACCTACTAACGGGCTGGATATTAAGGCTAAGTATGAGTTTTTTACTTTATTGGAAAGCCTTGAAAATAAAAAGATCTTAATTACACACGACTTTAATGAAATAAATGAAACATATAAAGAGATTATCCTTTTAAAAGAAGGGCGTATATACAAAAAAACCGACACTATAACCTCAAAAGATCTAACAGAAGTATTTGATGTATCAGAAAATA
This genomic interval from Nautilia profundicola AmH contains the following:
- a CDS encoding ATP-binding cassette domain-containing protein — protein: MLKLSFEHLFLDIAFEAKDSFAILGPNGSGKSLLLKIITHELYPKKLFKREVFGKTLTLEEARKTFGVVDSYMEYFYKQNSVRVLDAVLSSLKNSYDIYPFHNITSQDLEKAKELCERFKLKESQFTATLSLGELKRVLIARAIIHEPKILCLDEPTNGLDIKAKYEFFTLLESLENKKILITHDFNEINETYKEIILLKEGRIYKKTDTITSKDLTEVFDVSENILNKFNYLKFLFR